TGTCGCGACTGGCGTTCGGATGGGTCACCATCAGGGAGCGACCGACACGGTGTGGGGCCGTACGCCTGGGCCCCCAGCAGAATCCCGCCGGCTGCGCCCGGCAGACCCTCGAAGGAGAACTCCCGTGTCCGACAAACTCCCCTCCTCGTTCAACGACGCCCTCACCGACGTCGACCCCGAGATCGCTGCGGTGCTCGAGCAGGAGCTCGGCCGGCAGCGCGGCACGCTCGAGATGATCGCGAGCGAGAACTTCGTCTCGCGCGCCATCCTCGAAGCCCAGGGCTCGGTGCTGACCAACAAGTACGCCGAGGGCTACCCCGGCAAGCGCTACTACGGCGGCTGCGAGTTCGTCGACATCGCCGAGAACCTCGCCATCGAGCGGGCCAAGGCGCTGTTCGGCGCGGAGTTCGCCAACGTGCAGCCCCACTCGGGCGCCCAGGCGAGCGCGGCCGTGCTGCACGCCCTCGCGATGCCCGGCGACACGATCCTCGGCCTCGAGCTCGCCCACGGCGGCCACCTGACGCACGGCATGAAGCTCAACTTCTCGGGCAAGGTCTACAACGCCACGAGCTACGGCGTCGACCCTGAGACGATGCTCGTCGACATGGACGTCGTGCGCGCCAAGGCGCTCGAGGTCAAGCCGACCGTCATCATCGCCGGCTGGTCTGCGTACTCGCGCCAGCTCGACTTCGCCGCCTTCCGCGCGATCGCCGACGAGGTCGGCGCCAAGCTCTGGGTCGACATGGCGCACTTCGCGGGCCTCGTCGCCGCGGGCCTGCACCCCTCGCCGCTTCCGCACGCGCACGTCGTCAGCTCGACGGTGCACAAGACCCTTGGCGGCCCGCGCTCGGGCATCATCCTCAGCAACGACGAGTCGC
The sequence above is a segment of the Microcella humidisoli genome. Coding sequences within it:
- the glyA gene encoding serine hydroxymethyltransferase, which encodes MSDKLPSSFNDALTDVDPEIAAVLEQELGRQRGTLEMIASENFVSRAILEAQGSVLTNKYAEGYPGKRYYGGCEFVDIAENLAIERAKALFGAEFANVQPHSGAQASAAVLHALAMPGDTILGLELAHGGHLTHGMKLNFSGKVYNATSYGVDPETMLVDMDVVRAKALEVKPTVIIAGWSAYSRQLDFAAFRAIADEVGAKLWVDMAHFAGLVAAGLHPSPLPHAHVVSSTVHKTLGGPRSGIILSNDESLFKKLNSAVFPGQQGGPLMHVIAAKAVAFKLAATPEFVERQERTIRGAQILAARLTQDDAIAGGVNVLTGGTDVHLALVDLRESPLNGLEAEDLLHHVGITVNRNGVPFDPRPPMVTSGVRIGTPALATRGFADAEFTEVADIIAHTLMPNPDVAALQSRVAALTDAFPLYPGL